The following proteins are encoded in a genomic region of Paenibacillus sp. FSL H3-0469:
- a CDS encoding AAA family ATPase, whose protein sequence is MKTLGLTLGKFAPLHKGHQFMFETALQEVDELIVVIYETTVSPVPLQVRANWIRRLYPAVRVIEAWDGPDGYSDDREHEIQEEQYILGLLKGEQVTHFYSSEFYGAHMSLALGAIDRRVDEARVQVPVSATMVRSDPYKYRDYVSGLVYRDLITKVVFVGAMSTGKSTITEALARKYGTAFASEYGRDYWTEHQVDRRIGLEAFDEIALGHLEREEQALLTADRYLFVDTNAITTYMYALDYHGKAPELLTRLALENAQRYDLFFLCEDDIPYDDTWDRSGDQKRHVFHQQIIADLKERRIPYITLRGTLTERISKVDSVLAKFKPYGNYFGELEH, encoded by the coding sequence ATGAAGACACTCGGATTAACCCTCGGGAAGTTCGCTCCGCTGCATAAAGGGCACCAGTTCATGTTCGAGACGGCGCTTCAGGAGGTCGACGAGCTGATCGTGGTGATCTATGAGACCACTGTCTCTCCGGTTCCGCTACAGGTCCGGGCGAACTGGATTCGCAGGCTCTATCCTGCGGTCCGGGTGATCGAGGCCTGGGACGGGCCGGACGGGTACTCGGATGATAGAGAGCATGAGATCCAGGAAGAACAATATATCCTGGGGCTGCTGAAGGGCGAGCAGGTGACTCACTTCTATTCCAGCGAGTTCTATGGAGCGCATATGAGCCTGGCGCTCGGGGCTATCGACCGGCGGGTGGATGAAGCGCGGGTACAGGTGCCGGTATCGGCCACGATGGTCCGCTCCGATCCTTACAAATACCGGGATTATGTCAGCGGGCTGGTATACCGTGATCTAATTACCAAGGTCGTATTTGTAGGGGCGATGTCTACCGGGAAGTCTACGATTACCGAAGCGCTTGCCCGCAAGTACGGCACAGCCTTCGCCAGCGAATACGGGCGGGATTACTGGACAGAGCACCAGGTGGACCGCCGGATTGGTCTGGAGGCTTTTGACGAGATCGCTTTGGGCCATCTGGAGCGGGAAGAGCAGGCACTGCTTACGGCAGACCGGTATCTGTTCGTTGACACGAATGCGATTACCACGTATATGTATGCGCTGGATTACCACGGGAAGGCTCCTGAGCTGCTGACCCGGCTGGCCCTGGAGAATGCGCAGCGCTACGACCTGTTCTTCCTCTGTGAGGATGATATTCCGTATGACGACACGTGGGACCGCAGCGGGGATCAGAAGCGGCATGTGTTCCATCAGCAGATTATCGCGGATCTGAAGGAGCGGCGGATTCCCTATATTACCTTGAGGGGCACGCTTACGGAACGTATAAGCAAGGTGGACAGTGTACTGGCAAAATTCAAGCCGTACGGGAACTATTTCGGAGAACTGGAGCATTGA